GTTTATGTGAGTACATTCTCCATGGGGCAAGGCTTTGGTAACCCTGACTTGATCCTAGAAAATTTACTTGCACAATCTCTGCCTCCTACTTATGGGGACTATCAGCTGACTGGCTTTTAGAGGTCATAGAGATGACACGAGCCTGAGTTTTGGAGGTGATTTTAACAACTTTTTTGAGTACTAAACATGATCTTATCAATTTGAAgcactattttgaaataatcgAATCACTTGTATGTATgcacaattatatttaaaatgtgtcagtAGTTCACCTGTTTTGTCTATATAAACAAATTTTGGCCTCATGATGGAGAGCCTTGAGCTATCAACAGTCTTTAGCTTAATTTACTTTCATCTCTTTTAGCATTATGGAAACATGTGTCTACCTTTTTTTTCTCTATCCAGATTGTGAGATTAGCAAATAAGAGTGTGTTTGTTTCCAGAGACGTGTCTTAGGAAAAGGAGAAACTGGAGTAGCTGGAATGTAGACGATACCTTAAGACAGGTTTTATGTTTCCCTTCTTtcaagcaattttctctgtaTGTGGATGTATTTTATAagtaacatatattatatataatatatatacaattcTGGGTTCCTCTTGGACCAGCTtcctttaactttatttttctactaATCATCTTTGAGAAGGACTTTATGtggtgttttctttctgttttgttcaattAATGGTTCtaattatttaatgaaaataataagttggtttaaatatatatatatattttttggtgtTGGTGCTTTGAGTGATGCGTTAGGTTGTTCAGGAATGAAGTCCCCTCCTTCTGGAAGCATTCCAAGAATTAACTTTTGTATCTACAATGGTACAGTAAGTGAAAAGTGTGACTGCAGATAATTCAATTTCTTCTCACATTTCAAGGAAAGTGTAGTGAGTTAGAAAGACTGGCAGAAGCAACCCTTTTAAAGCCCTGCACTAGAGACAGTCTGTTGATGATACAAGTGCTTGGGGCACAAGTCTTCTGGAGAGCGCAGGGCACTATTGCTCCTTAAAAATGATGACCCAGGGGCACTCCCTAAATACATTGCTCTGACTCTCCTGTTTTCCAGGATTTTATTGAATAAGTCTTCTAGCTCCATAGGAAATTCAGACACAAGAAAGACATATCAACTGTAAAGTTGGCTccttggattcaaatccaggatTTGTCACCTGCTAACTGTATATTCTTAAGCAAATCAATTATTTTGCTTTATATCAACCATAAAATATGTCTCATCATAGTtgatcatgaggattaaatgagaaaacatgtaTGAAGTAGCCACAAAATGTCTGGTACATGGATATACTAAATAATCTATTAAACTGAATCTATTAAGCTTAATTAAACATCCTCAAATGTTCACAGTTTTCTACcatgtttcttctccttttgtaTATTATGGAAAAAACAGCTTATATTATCAAAATGCTGTGTATTGCCTGAAAAACCCAAAATATTGACTTCCTGTCACCTTTCTACTAAAAGTATTGTCATTACAGGTTAATTCTCTAACTCTGAATTCATCTTCACCattgaaatgaaagaagacagagtGAATGTGACTCAATACATTCTAATGGGACTTACAGTCTTCAGATGCAGAGAATTCTATTTTGGGGTCACTTATCACCTACATTGTCACTGTCACAGGGAATCTGCTCATTGTGGTTACTAGAATCTGCAGGCCAACTTTGGCCACTCCCATGTATTTCTTCCTGACTTTCTTGTCATTGATAGCTGCATGCTTTTTCTCCTCCATAATCCCTAAAATGTTACCTGATCTGTTCTCTGATTCAAAAGCTGTCTCCTTCAGTGGCTGCATGACACACCTCTGTACTGAACATTTCTTGGGAGCTTCAGAGATTGTCCTCCTTGTGGTCATGACCTATGACTGCTACATGGCCATCTGTAGACCTCTGCACCATGTGACCATCATGAATTACTGCACATGCTGCCTCCTGGTGGGAGTGTGTTGGGCAGTGGGTTTTCTCCACTCTATTGGACAGATCCTAGTCACTTTCTGGCTCCCATTCTGTGGCCCCAACATCATGCATGGATCACTTCATGTGTGACATTTTCCCCCGATACAACTTGCCTGCACTGACAATTTCCTTGTTGGTCTCTTGGTTGGTGCCATGGGTGGCATAATCCCTGGGCTCACTTTTGTAATGTTATTGGCATCCTCTGTGGTCTTCCTGTACTCCCTAAGGACTCACATCTCTGCTGGGAAGAAAAAAGCCCTGTCTACCTGTAGCTCCCATGTCACAATCAATGTCTTGTTCTTTGTGCcctatatttttatgtatctgaGACCAGTAGCTATTTTTCCCATGGATAAATCCATAGCAGTGTTCTATACTCTTGTTACTCCTGTGTTAAGCCATGCTATCTACACAGTAAGGAATACAGAGGTAAAAATGCCATTAGAATGCTATTAAACAGGAATGCAATTTCAGATAATAAATGACCCAATAAGAAGATTTATTTCTATCATGATCTttacttttccatattttattactataaacCCCTTCCCAAACCTCTCACTTGTCACTGACACCAGCTCTACAAGTTAGGTACTATTAGGATTAttgctgttttacagatgaagaaaagtgAAGTTCAAAAAAGTTAGTAATCTGCCCAAAATCAGAGATGCAGCTAGTATACAGCTCCCCTTTTTTCTAAATCCAAATCTGATACTCTTCCAACCATTTTACatgttataagaaaaaaaagcatttcaccAGATCCTCCTTTGTTTTGTAGTAATTGAAAATTTTTCCTCTCTAGTAATAGAGTTGTACAATGCGCCTGTGGTAAGCAGTTGTTACTCAAAAGCTGTGTGGCCTGTTGGTATCTAGGATATGGAATTTATTACAGAAAGAAGATACTTGGCAATGCTCTCTTGGCACACCCCTGATGTacctaatatttaaaattatatcgGATTTCTTGTTCTCTTGGGTAAAAGTTATCAGTGGTTATAAAAATTGTACTCTATTAAAACTGATATGAAATTTAAGCGTGTTCTCACATGGTCTCAATAgcattataaatttaaaatttagtgttctcattttacaggaaaaaaatggagaatcaGAAGGTTAAATAATTCGATCATAGAACATGAAAGTCAGCTTTGAGCTCAAATAGTGTTACCCACATCCTATTATCTTTACATTATTCAGAGTTCCTTAGTGTGGTATTTGATTATGTTTtggtatataaaaatacttttgattGTATGCCATATGAAATGACACTGTGTTATATTAGCAATTATTAGCAACAATTAAATACAGATATCCTTTCAGTAAAGTATACTTGTAAAGCAATTTCATTATTAGAAACTTGActttacatttagttctttgaaTCTGGAATTGTCTTCAAAAACTGCTTTTGGATAATATTTATGATATAAAAATACAGGAATGTTTAATCCACTGTTGACCAAAGAGAGTATTTCTCAGATAAGCAACTTACCTATGTTTTTAGACTCTGTTGTGATTTAATTGTGGctcttttcaaaaatgaagtttGCTACCAAAATACACATATGTAGATGTCATAGATGTGTTACAGTTTCCTCTTTTGACAGAAAGATCCAGCCTCCCACTTCATAGATACCATATGTTTTATTGAAGAAATCAACGGACTCTCTGATGTAACACTATTTAGTGAGCatattatgaataaaaatgtgaTGGAGACTCGGAGCGCTTGCTTCAGGATCAAGAGACACAAGTTTTATTTCACACTATGACATCATCTTCTTTCATCACCTTAAACAGCTCTTCGTATTTCTATAAGTGGTTTAGTTAGGTAAAATGGAAGATGTTTCCAAATTCTGTGATTCTGCCCAACGCAATATATTTATTGCCGTAAATATTGTCATATCTGCTTCTACTTCAATTAGAAGTAAAATTGGAAGTTGTGACACCACAGTCTACTTCcccaaacttttctttttctggtaaaCAAAGTTGCAGTTGTCCTTTTGGCTACAGTTGTCTCTGGATTGGACTTAACAATATGAACTCTGCTCTTGAGTTCTTTGCTATTTTGAGAACATGTCCCTCTACCTAGTGAGATGCATGAAGCTGCTATCAGAATACTGTGCCAGGTATTTGATTTTTGTGAAATTAGTCCCTGAACCTATCAAACATCAAATCAGACCTCAACAAGTTTCTGATCAACTGTGATAAGATCCACATAtaattccttctgctttctttctgatttaccTTTCAAGTTTGAGAATCTGTGACTCTCCAGGGTTTTAAATGACTCTGGCCTTGGGTTTGTATCTTGGATACAGATTTTCCCAGTATATTTCCAGGAActcctcttttgaaaaattattttcctggaCCATCCTCACTGCTTtacccagctctgccctccttccATGCTGTGCTTCTCTAGGGCTTGGGGAGCTGGGTTGCTTGGGGAGCTTAGGACAAGGGTTGGGGTCCTAAAGTCTTCACTCTACCCAGTGCTGTAGCTATTTAAGTAGAGGCTGGAAGACCAATTAATGGGTCATTGTGAATGGATTTCAAGCTTTTATGAGGTTGAGAATGATATCTGCACATGCTAATTCTCTGATCTGATTCGGGTTTTCAGTCCAGAGTTAAAAGGAAGTTCAAATTGAAAGACATTTTCACACTGACACTTCAGCCAAATCCATATTCCTTAGAATTCTTTAGGTAGTTTCAAGCCCTCACTCAGTCTTTGGCATCTACCATCGCAAATGTAATTTTGGCACTCtaatattaaaaatcatgtttactCATGcggtttcagttttcttaaactcCTTTCCTTCATGATACCTGCTGCTGAAAGTGATCAGATTCTGTGTAGCCAGTTCAGAGTTATGTAAAATTTATTCTTCTTCCTATTTAAGAAAGCACATTTGAATGTGGTTCTATACAGGAATATTCCTGAGTTGAACTGgattaaatttatttacaaaatcatttcaaatattcATATTTACTCATTTTAGTAGATAATTATAATAGGTCTTACAGTTGATGGCAGCATGAGTGTATTGTGGTACTTCTGTTGTAAAGCATTAATTTAAAGATAGGAAACTTGGTCCAGGATTTAGTGGCCTGGCTTCTTACTTCACCTTCACTAGGCAAATAGCGTTCTTATTCCCTGTCTTATATTTTCTTGTTACAAATCGTGACTATTATTGCCTACTTTTCCTTGTCCATAGAACTACCATGAGATTAAATTTCAATGACAAAATTGCATTTTACCATCTTCAAATATAATTGAataatggaattattttcatCGTTATCATGTTAATCTAATTCCAGGATTGACTCAAGATACatacaatttgaaaaaaactACTGTAAGTTTTACCAGGTCTGAAGTGTCAAAATTATAATAAGGTTCACAGTTATCACTTTTACATCTCAAACCATATTTTAAATACGATTagatcaattaaaataaatattatcctgaaaacaattttaagtCAGATAGTTCCCCACCTAAATGATTAGTTTATACAATAGTCAATATTTGGACTCAGTATTATGCTCATTTATTATCAAATACTTAAATTCAGAAGTGGtcaagttgtttattttttttctcttttcatagtGCATTGTCTTCATCCATATTTAAAGAGGAGTTCAAAATTAAAGATGAATGCTGTAAGAGTTCTTCTCTGGAGTtcaattaagtgaaataattggGTTGTTGGCAAGATCTCCTCGTGGTGGTGAAATACCCCTGAGGTCCAATTAGCCACAGCTAAAAACTTCACAGAATTGGCCTAGAAACAGGAAATGTGGCAGCATTTTTAAGGATCAAGAGAAACATCTTCTCTGAAGGAACAACTTATAAATCAGCAAAGGCAGTTATTGTAGCTGAGCAAGTTGGCATTTTTAATCTTACAAATTTATTGTTCTCTTGGTGAGCTGCCTGGGGCCCTGGCCATGGAGATATGTCAGCAAGTCCATAGGTGAGAAAAATTTTTCCCCAGGAAATCATATAATCATAGACTCTTAGGATTAAACGGATCTTACAAATTATACGATCACCCCACATCCTCACCCGTCTATGATTTCAGTCCCTCTTTAGCATGAAAGCATCAAGAAAGACAGACTCAACTACAATAGTAACaacatagaaataaaagtatttgcCTTTTTTAGTGAGATATACTTGTTAGAATAATTACATAATTAGTTAGAATTAAATTAGTTAGAATAATTATATAATTCCATgggaaagtatagctcagtggtagagatcgtgcttagcgtgcatgaggtcctgggttcaatccctagtatctctgttaaaaaaatgataagtggttttttttaattgaataaatcaAGTTTGTATCCAAAATTTTCCGTACTTAATAATACAATATAAGAACTTTCCTATGATACGGCACAGTCTTTTtaagtacttctgttaaaaagtACACATTAATCAGTGACATGCGCTCTATTGTAATCATCCATTTCTCCACTGTTGAACATACCATGTAGTCTCTAAATTTTCCACAGCTCTCAATAATTGTGttgaatatatttgtaaataatgactttaatttttaaaaatattttcctttagtgTTTATTCCTAGATAGTGCACTgagaagcaagaaaagaaaaggaaaagaaaagaaaaaagtaaagaaaggaaagaaaagaaaagaaaggaaagaaacgaaaggaggaaggaaagaaggaaggaagaaagggtgaGTAATGTTTTCATAGCTATTTCTAAGTCAGTTTCATTAATCATGTCTAATTCTTACTTTACATACACTCTGTTTTTCTGATCTGCTGGGCGATCCCACCTCAAAATAAGGGAATATAATGAAGCTGCTACACtttgtttccacatttttgtaaatttttaattttggataattaaaaaataaacctttaacctatttgaaaggaaaaggcatttttggcagaatatattttattatgtttatgtaTTCTCCTTTCGTTGGGAAATTTATGTCCCCAAATTTCCTTATTCTATTAGCAATGCACTGTCCTGTAACCAGGAAGGACAGATGATGGatgctgcagggagaggggagaagaaggCATGAGAATGCCTGGGGGGGAAACACAAAGGGGTGGGAAGGTCATTCACGTCATGGAGGGACGAGTTGCCACTGTTTGGTAATAAAATGTCAGGCATCAAGGGCATTTAACAGGGTCACTTTTCATGATGTGTGAACAGACGTAGATTGATACATGCAGCAAgtgtccaataaatatttgttgaatgaacttgTAGTAGGTATTTATAGTAAGTAATAGATTTTACATGTGTCTCtgttgtgtgtgtttatatgtatatgtgtctaTTATCTCTCTGTCTTATTTAACAGACCATTTCTTTTTATACTCcacattaaaattattctttaaactttGAAAAATGGTATTTCCTTTGTATGACAGATCCTTGTGTATTAACACTTATGCAagagtttactttttttaatccaACTCTACAAAGAATGTAAATTGACTGAATATGACCATGTTAAATGGTATGTGGAACAGaatttggaaggaaaagaaatattggCTAACAAAcactataattattttgaaagtaaaacgACATGGTAATGTACTCTTTCCTAGAGGcaattcatattttcatattgatGCTGTGAGTGTCGTAGAAACTATTAAACTGGAATAGAgcttcttttcaaatgtttatctATGTTTCTCATAAAGCAGAGAGTGGTGACAGAGAACACTTTAATTCTTTGTAGGTTTATAGTCTGGGGAAGCAGTCACACTCTTACCCATGGAGAATAACCATTCACCAAGCATTTACTCATCATCTAATAGACTTCAGAAACTGCAGgctttatgccaggcactgtagcAGGTGCAGCAAGGAACTAGCATATGTATTATGGTAGGTACCAAGGAGGGTATGTCAATAACAACAACATTGCATTTTCCTAAACTGCCTGCTTATGGCGGATATTTATTGTCAGTGTCTCATCACACACTTAGAGCTGAGGGTTGCAACTGTGAATTCTCATGGAAAATGCACTACTTCTTACATGTATGTAACACCTCTCAGCTTACAAAACCCATGTGAGAATTACAGTTTGTAACCTCACAGGCACAGAGCGGGGCTCAGAACCGTGGGACACAGAGATGACTTAGCAGAGTCATATGGAGATGGAAGCAGAAGGAGAATCCAGATCTCACGTAGACAGCCCAATGTTTTCTCAGTAAATTTCCCATCAAATGCTGCCCTACAGATGTTTTACAGGTGACAGGTACTAGGTgtctgaaaagaaggaaacatcatTCAGGAAGTAAGAGAGAACTGAAACAAACACTGAGCAGGCATGTCAAGGACATGCTCCACAGGTAGAGTGACAgctctgttttgttgttgttgtcgttgtttttaagaaattcagACCACAATCTTTTTGTGATTAATAGGTATCACTCCTATTTCTTTTCTAGGTAATTCAGGGCCCAGGAAACTGTTACTGGCTGAATGGATCTCCTCACCCTTCCCAAGAATGTGACTGAATCTGTTTTCTTGGGACTCACGCAGAATCCACACCTGCAGAAAGTGCTCTTCATTGTCTTTTTGTTCAGTTTCCTATTCACCCTGCTGGCCAATCTGTTCATCGTCATTACCATCTCCCTCAGCCCCACACTTTCAGCTCCCATGTACTACTTTCTGACTTACTTGTCCATCTTAGATGCCTCCCTCACCTCTGTCACCACCCCCAAAATGCTCACTGACCTGCTGCGTCGGAGGAAAACCATCTCCTGGGGGGGCTGCCTGGCTCAGCTCTTTGTGGAACACTTCCTGGCTGCATCAGAGGGCATCATCCTTGTTGcaatggcctatgaccgctacgtggccatctgcaagcctctGTACTACACGACCATCATGCGACAGGGGCTCTGCCAGCTCCTTGTGGTCGTGACCTGGATTGGGGGCATCGTGCATGCTACTCTGCAGATTCTTTTTGCAGATGACTTGACCTTCTGTGGTCCCAATGTCATTGACCACTTCATGTGTGATTTCTTCTCACTATTGAAACTTTCCTGCAGTGACACCTACAGACTTGGAGTGGTGGTGGCAGTGAACAGTGGGGGCATATGCTTACTCATTTTATTCATGCTGCTCATCTCCTACATAGTCATCCTGAGCTCCCTGAAATCCCATGGCGCTGAAGGACGACGCAAAGCCCTCTCTACATGTGGCTCCCACCTTACAGTAGTGGTGCTCTATTTTGTGCCTTGTATTTTCATCTACACGCGTCCTGTGGCCACGTATCCTGCAGACAAGTTGGTGAGTGTGTTCTACTCAGT
This genomic window from Camelus dromedarius isolate mCamDro1 chromosome 28, mCamDro1.pat, whole genome shotgun sequence contains:
- the LOC105102018 gene encoding olfactory receptor 4C3D translates to MDLLTLPKNVTESVFLGLTQNPHLQKVLFIVFLFSFLFTLLANLFIVITISLSPTLSAPMYYFLTYLSILDASLTSVTTPKMLTDLLRRRKTISWGGCLAQLFVEHFLAASEGIILVAMAYDRYVAICKPLYYTTIMRQGLCQLLVVVTWIGGIVHATLQILFADDLTFCGPNVIDHFMCDFFSLLKLSCSDTYRLGVVVAVNSGGICLLILFMLLISYIVILSSLKSHGAEGRRKALSTCGSHLTVVVLYFVPCIFIYTRPVATYPADKLVSVFYSVLTPMLNPIIYTVRNTEVKNAMRSLLRRRVT